The following is a genomic window from Bacillus sp. FJAT-52991.
TCAGCTGCTCTCCATTGACTTGCCGACACCGTTTATGGATGCGATTAGTTTAGTCGCTAATGCCTCTATTCCAACGATTATGCTCGTTCTTGGTATGCAGCTGGCAGTGATCGAAAAAAAACGGGTCACTTACCGCTTTGTTTCAGCTGTCACGATCATCCGACTGATCGTTTCACCAGTGGTCGCTCTGGTGATCACATCGTTTTTGCCAATGAATGACTTGTTAAAAGATGTGTTGATCTTGCAAGCGGCAATGCCTGCAGCGGCCAACACAACGATGGCCGCGATTCAATTTGGTACAGAACCAGACCTCGTTTCTTTTAACACGTTAGTCACGACGTTGTTAAGCATCGTAACAATCCCTGCTACGCTTTTCTTTTTAGGTGTATGAACGAAAAGGCTGTCCCACAACAGCCTTTTATCGTCTCACTAGAAACTCCTCTCCTCGTTTACACCCTTTGATTGGCTGATCCGCTATAGCAACCTCTTCCGGCTCTGCTTTCACTTCTTCTTCCTTTTCCTCTTCTTCTTGACTCGCGGTCAGCTCAGAAAAAGGAATTGGCGCTGGCAATGCGTTTAACACTTGTTCTGGTATCTCTGGACTACCTGGAGCATACACATCGAAAAAACTATTGGCCATTTGCAAATAACCAGCTGTATTCGGATGAACATCTTTGGCATTTGGGACCAGGGACTTGGCATCGTTGCCAAAACGTGGGCTGACGGGTACAAAGTTTGCACCTGCTCGTTCCGCTTCTTGTTGAATAATTTGATTTAAAATTCCCAGTTGCTCTTCAACAGATGGCTTATGCTGTTCTTTTACATGTGGATATGGGAAATAATAACCCATCGCATAAATTTCAGCCTGCGGATTCAGCTGTTTAATTTCACTCAGCAATTGACTATAGTTTTTCCGCACGCGATTGAGGGCAAACGCAGCTGGGATTGGCTCGTAGCTTAGTATGCCGCGGACGGAATCATTTTGAATGAGCGGTAATAAATCATTCGCCCCAGCAGAAATCGTGATCACATTCGCTTGGCGGACATCTTGCTGGACCTCTTTTTTATCTAACTGCTCGAGTACTTGTTCCGTTGTGTAACCCGGAAACGCCCATTTTTTTGAAAAGCTCGCTAAGTTGCCGGACTGTTGCAAAGAGAGCGCAATTAAATCAGCGTAACCCGCACCAATTTCTTTGTTCGGTGTTTGTCCTGCTGCCAAGGAATCACCGAGTGCTACGTAGTGAACGCCCGCCGCTTCAGCTTTCATCGGCCAAACGGAAGCAACCGCTAGCAAGAGAACAATGAAGTGTAAACAAACTCGCTTTTTCATGGAATTCTTCCTTTCTTCACGATATGCTATAATTAAATATTATCATATCTCAAATACATGGAGGCTATATGCTAACTTTTGAAGAAAAACTGGAAATCATCGAATCTTTCCCACAGCTTGAGCGTAAAAATGTTTCTCTTGGCCGAGTCAATTTTCACTTTGAAGAAAGTGTAACAGATAAGAAAAATATTGTGTATCACCTACATCCAAATGGAAATGGCTTTGTTTATGCTGGCGAATTATCTCATTATCCAGCCGATGCGAAAGGCATGGTCAATATTCGCGATTTTTCAGCGGAAGAATTACGTACGATCCTTGATGACGCCATCCGTTCGTTATCACCAAAATCCAGTGAAGAACAAGCGATTGTTGGCGATGCTTACGAGGAAAAATGGATCAACGAAGATGGGCATACATTGATACTCATTGAAGAAGATGAGATGTGGAATGTATATGCCGGCTTGAATTTAGATGGCACCTTCCATACATACGAAGCCGCTTTGCAATACTTAGACGAAGAGGGATTTCGTCGACTATCTTAACAAAAACATACTAACATTAGTAGCACAAACCAAGGCCAAGGTTTGTGCTACTATTTTTTTATAGTAGAAGTGAAGAAAGGTCGAACGGCCCCTGGGACCAAATCGAGTCCGTTTCAAAAACCGACCAACTTCACACCCTTATGTGAATCAGTTTAGTATGTTGGATCCGTAGAGATCGTGTATAAGAAAAGGGAATCGATAAGGCCCTGTGAAGACTTCTATGATTGGCTAAGAAGGAGAAATGAATATGCAACATGTAGTCGCTCTTGATGTGAGTATGGGGAAAAGTACGATGGTGATTTATAACCAATATCGTCAATGTGAATTTGAAGGAGAAATTCTTCATACCAAACCCTCATTTGAAGCTTTGAACGAAAAACTCCAAACATTAACAAAACAGGATGGACAAGCACCAGAGATTGTATTTGAAGCGACAGGTGTTTATTCCGCATCATTAGAACGCTTTTTCCAAACAGAAGGTTATATCTACCATCGAGTGAACCCTCTTGAAGCGAATCTTCAAATGGCATCGATGCGTCGACAAAAAACAGACAAAAGCGATGCACATGAACTGGCAAAATCACATTTTAAAGTAGAGCGTACAGCTACTTATCAAGAAGAAGGCTATTATAAACAAATGCGATCACTCACACGTTATTATGATGAACTAGATCGTGAAATCACTCATCTTTTCAGTCGCCTGCATGCCATTCTACAACTCAGTTTTCCAGAATTAGAAATCATATTTTCAACACGCTCGGCCCTTTTTCTCAATATTGTGCAGCTCTATCCGCATCCAGATGAGGTACTCACTTGTTCCAAAACCATCATTCGTAATCGGCTAAAAGCAAATACAAGGAAGAATCTATCTCTTTCGCGAGCAGAAGCGAAAGGACTCGCTTTACTAGAAGCTGCGAAAGATTCGTATCCAGCCATTTCAAAAGAGGATGTGCGTTGTGAACAAGTACGTGACTATGCGAAAAGGATCTCTGATTTAAAAGAAAAGAAAGAAGGGCTTGTGAAACAAATGGTCGAGCTCTCAAAGGAAAGAACCGAATACAACGTACTGATTTCATTTCCCGGTATCGGAGAAGCGACAGCTGTTCGTCTGATTGGAGAGCTTGGGGATATTCGCCGTTTCAAGAACCACAAGCAGTTAAATGCCTATGTTGGTATTGATGTGATGCGTTATCAATCAGGAAATACCTATTACAAAGATAAGATCAATAAACGAGGAAACAACAAGCTACGAAAAATCTTGTTTTATATGGTTCAGACCATGATTACATTACGTCGATTCGGTGGAAATCATTTGGTGGATTACTATGACAAATTAAAAACGCAACCTCAAGGAAAGCCCCATAAAGTTGCGTCGATTGCCTGTGTGAACAAGTTTTTGAAAGTGGCATTTCACCTGATCACACACCATATCACTTATGACTACGAAACAGCCTCAACCTGTTCGTAATTGGTTAGTCCTACTATAACATATTTGACCTTTCGAAAAAAACGAAATTTCGTTAGGTCTTTTTGGTATGCGCAAATTTGTTTCTGTAGGAAGGGGTACCCCTTCCTACAGAAACAAATTCATCTAACTAAATAAAATTCATCTAAAACTACTTGACTAGAGGTAAGAAAGGAGCCGTCTCATAAGTAGTTGAGACGGCTCCTTTTCTGCACCGAAAGCGAAGCGACAGGTGCAAAAAAACTAATTGAATGACATTTTCAAATAAGAAGTATCGTCCCAAAAGTTTGCGACGCAGACTTTTGGGATATCCCCTTTTGTCATTTCGTTTTTTCTTGTAGCTGGGCGAATAGTTTTTTTGATATCCCTCCCGGTTGCCCGTTGCCAATCAGACAGTTATTGGCAACGGTAACCGCTAATACTTCACAGTTCGTGCTTGTTAAAAAGGCCTCATCTGCCGCAAATAATTCTTCCGGCGAAAAAGATTTCTCAATAAATGGAATCGATAGTTGTTCAGCAATCGCTTTGACCGCGATACGAGTAATTCCAGGTAAAATATAGTTCGTTAGTGGCGCTGTTTGGATGCTTCCATCTTTGACGATAAAAAAGTTAGAACTAGACCCTTCTGTGATGAATCCGTCACGAACAAGAACCGCTTCAAAGCAATTTTGCTCATACGCTTCTTGTTTCGCCAAAACATTCGGCAATAAATTCAACGATTTAATATAGCAGTTTTTCCAACGTTCATCTTCTAACAGCAGAACTTTGACTCCTTGTTGACGCACTGCCTCCGAGATTGGTCGAGAAGGCTTCACCGTCATGGAAATCGAAGCTGGACACTGCGGAAATAGATGATTTCTTGGCGCCACGCCTCTTGTCACCTGTATATACAAACTCGCATCCTCTAGCCCGCTTTTCTCGACCAATTCGAGCATCGCCTTCTCCAACTCTGCTAATTCGCTACCAATCGCAAGCTTAATCACTTTCGCACTGGCATATAACCTCTCCAAATGCTCCTTCATCATAAAAGGCTTCTTGTTGTAGAAACGAATCACTTCATATACCCCATCACCAAATTGATGACCGCGTTCATCAATCGGGATCACCGGCTCTTTCACTTCCACGATCTTTCCATTAAAGTAAGCTAACGTCACCCTCATCCCCTTTCCAAACCTACTGCCTATTGTATGATCAAATGTAGTGCGTCATCACCATTACAGTTTTTTGTAAAAAAAGAACCCTGGATTCATCTCCAGAGCTCTCCAATCCATCTATCCAAGTGCCACATCTAAAATCATCATCACAGTGAAGCCACACATAACGCCCATTGTGGCAAAGTCAGTGCTTCCAGAAGATTGAGACTGCGGAATGAGCTGTTCAACAACGACAAAGATCATCGCTCCAGCGGCAAAGGCGAGCGCATAAGGTAAAATCGGTTGAACAGCAAGCACAGCTACTGCTCCTATCACAGCCGCAACCGGTTCTACAATGGCTGATAATTGCCCATAGTTAAAAGCTTTTATACGAGACATTCCTTCTCCACGCAATGGCACTGAAAGAGCGGCTCCTTCTGGCATATTTTGAATGCCAATCCCGATCGCAAGTCCAATCGCACCAATCACTGAAGCATCAGAAAGACCTAAAGAGGCCGCGCCGAAAGCGACACCGATCGCTAAACCTTCAGGAATATTATGAAGCGTAATTGCTAAAAACAATAACGTCGACTTGTTTAACTTTGTTTTAGGACCTTCCGCTTCATGTTCAGCTAAACCAATATCAAGGTGAGGCACAACCACATCTAGCAGACGAATGAATAAGCCTCCTGCTAAAAACCCAATTGCTGGCGGAAGCCATGGGATTTGCCCATTTTGCTCACTGAAATCAATAGCCGGAGCCAAAAGCGACCAGAAAGACGCAGCAATCATCACTCCCGCCGCAAAGCCAAACATCGTATTCATCGCATTTTGATTCATTTGACGAAAGAAAAAAACAAGCGATGCCCCAAGCGCCGTCAAGCCCCACGTCATTAACCCACCAAACAGCGCCTGAATGGCTGGGCTTAACTGAGAAAACCATTCCATAAACATATGTGTACCGATCCCTTCTGGCAAGCTATTTTTCTTTTATTTTGCATCAAGGAAACTTTTATTGTCAATGTGAAGCTTGCCTATTGATCTTCATTTCATACATTTTATGATGATTTGAAACAATGTAGTCCATATGTCCAAGATCAGCCAGTGCTTTTGCAATATGACTATTTAATATTCCATATTTTTTCACTATAACGCTTCCTCTACTTCCTGTCTCGATGGCATCCCGCCTTGAGCACCAAATTTCGTCACAGATAAAGAAGCCGCTCGGTTCGCAAAACGAATGCTTTCTTCAAAGCTTTTCCCTTCCGCAAGAGCCACAGCAAACGCCGCATTAAAGGTATCGCCTGCCCCTGTTGTATCGACGACATCTACTGTATAAGAAGGAATAAGCACTTCTTGTTCACCGTTAAAATAACGCACCCCATGCTTTCCTTCTGTAATAAACACTTTATTTGGATATTTACTTAAAGCCTCACTGGCACTCAGATCCGAGAACAAAATCGTGGCCTCATGCTCATTCGGTGTTAAATAGGACGCTTTCTCAATCACTTCTGCACTCAATGGACGCGCCGGAGCAGGGTTTAATAGAAGCGGTACATTTACCTCTTGGCAAAGAGACGCGGCATACTCCACTGTCTCCACAGGAATCTCCTGCTGAATCATCACCATATCTGCTGAAGCCGTTAAGTCGCGTGCTTTTTCAACATAGTCTGGTGTCACATAATTATTGGCACCTTTTACCACGACAATACTGTTGTCACCTTCTGCCAAAATAATATGCGCCGTGCCACTTTCCATATGTGTAATCGGTTCCACACAGTCGATAAGAACGCCGTTTTCTTTAAAGTTTTTCAAAATCACAGAGCCATAATGATCGTCTCCCACACAACCAATCATATAAACTTCTGCCCCAAGTCTAGCAGCGGCAACTGCCTGATTCGCTCCTTTACCGCCGGGTACTGTTTTAAAGGAATCCCCAAGCACCGTTTCTCCCGCTACCGGTCGCTTGGCAGATGTCACGACTAAATCCATAGAAGAACTGCCAATCACCACTATTTTAACCATCGTCCTCAACCTTTCTTGTCGTTTGTCTTTCGATAAACTGAACAGGCAATTGAATATGCTGCTCACTAATTGTTTCTTTTTTAATTAGTTTCAATAATAGCTGGGCTGCTTGCTTTCCCATCTCGTAAACTGGCTGTTTAATCGTCGATAGTGAAGGAAACAGTAAGCTACTTAGAGGAATATCGTCAAAACCAATCAACTGTATATCATCGGGAATCGATTTACCAAGACGCAAAGCTTCATGAAGGATCGCTGCCGCTACTAAATCATTGCTGGCAATGATTCCATCCGTATCTGGGTAAAGATCAAACATCCCCTTTGCTCGCTTTTGAGCTTCTTGATAGGAGAAGGCATCCGTTTTCACAACAGAAAACTCCACGTCCGCCTGAGCTAATACGTCAAGTGCTCCTTGGAAACGATCTTGAGCGGGGCGAATATAAGTCGGGCCTTTTAAAATGGTAATTTTTTTGCTCCCTCTTCTAATCATTTCGTGCGCGGCGATTCGACCACCTTCTCTCCCGTCTGCATACACGGCATATTCCTCATCAGATGCACGATCTAAAAACACAGTAGGAATGGCTATATTCTCATAATTAATCTTACCTGCTGGGTTAGTGGCTGACACAATGCCCACTACTTGATTTTGTATAAACGTATGGATATAGGCTTGTTCTTTTTCTGGGTCCTCATCACTGTTTCCAAACAATAGCCGAAACCCCTGCTTTTGCAACACATCTTCCACCCCACGTGCCAATTCTGAAAAAAAAGGATTCGTAATATCAGGAAGCAATAGACCAATGAGCCGTGATTCCCTTTTATATAATGACCTTGCCACTTCATTCGGGCTGTAATTTAATTTTTGAATAGCCGCCTCGACCATCTTTTTCGTGTCTTCATGCACATAACCTGTCTCATTCAGCACACGAGAAACGGTGGCGACTGATACGCCCGCTTCTTTGGCGACATCTTTAATCGTTGCCACTTCTTGACCTCCTCTGATATGTAATCGTTTACATAAAATTTATCATACTTTTCTCCTGAGGACAATGTGCATTCTTTTTCCACCGACGAAAAAAATAGAATTGAAGAGCTCGACATTTTTCTGCTTTTTTTGTCCTTTTGACTACCGCAACTGACTTTCATAGGGCTACAAAGTTTCCCTACTGCCAATCTTGTTGCTCTAGACCCACATGATTTTCACCTGTTATCCTAATAATAAACAGTGGACTTCAAAGCTGGAGGAATGAAAAAATGGAAACATATGAAGATATAAAGAGAGGAGAAAAAGGGGCATGGATTAGCATTATCGCTTATATTTTTCTCTCGTTATTAAAGCTAACAGTCGGCTACATAGGAAGTTCTCAAGCGCTACAAGCGGATGGATTAAACAACTCAACGGACGTTGTTGCTTCCATTGCGATTTTGATCGGGCTGAAAATTGCCCGCAAGCCGCCGGATGAAGATCATCGTTATGGGCATTTCCGCGCTGAAACGATCGCCTCATTAATTGCTGCCTTTATTATGATCGCCGTTGGATTTCAAGTCCTTATTGAAGCTGGCCGCTCCTTTTTTGATGACAACCAGCCTACTCCAGACATGCTAACAGCTTGGGTAGCGCTTTTTAGTGCTGTTTTCATGTTTATCATCTATTTCTATAATGCCAAACTAGCCAAAAGTATTAACAGTAAATCGCTAATGGCCGCGGCACAAGATAACCGTTCAGATGCACTCGTCAGTATTGGAGCCTTCATCGGTATTATGGGTGCACAGCTAGGTATCGACTGGCTCGATGTGTTAGCTGCCTTCATCGTTGGACTCATCATCATTAAAACTGCCTGGGACATTTTCACGGAAGCTTCTCATGCTCTGACCGATGGCTATGACCAAGAAGAGCTTGAAAATATTCGCCAAACGATCCAACAAGTTGTTGGCGTTCAAAATGTCCGCAGCGTAAAAGCCCGTCTGCATGGGAATTTAACACTTGTCGATGTAGTTGTCTGTGTCAACCCTGCACTCAACGTTACCGAAAGCCACAAAATAACAGAAAACATTGAAGCCATTCTCTTAAAAAAATATAAGATCCGCGATGCTATCATTCACATCGAACCAGCAGACGACCACTTCCATCCGATTTAATAGAAAAGCGGAGACGACTGTTTAGACACGACAAGCAAATGTTCTGTCGCTAGAAAGACGACAGTCTTGCAAGCGACAGATTATTTGACTCGAGTGTCTAGGAGGCGTCGCTAGACAACGAAAAGCGAAAGGCGCTGTTTAGCGACGTATGAGCTGGAGCATTCCGCACATAGCAAAAAGAACAGACGCAATCGCTCTGTTCTTTTTGCTATTTATTACTATCGATTTTTCGACAAAAATCGGGGAGTGACAGGCACCTAAATCTTTCTTCCGTATTTGCGCAAATATTGTTCAATATCGTTGTAGAGGCCGCTTTGGTTGGCATATTTGACGTAGTTTTTGGCTGTACGAAGCCATTCCAGTGTGGAAGGTTGCTGCGTTTTGAGGACGTTTAGTAAGTCCTCTGTACGAATTGGTCGTTCATTTCCTGTTGTCAAAATTTCCTCTAGTACACTTTCAGCAGCCAATTCGCAAACATTTTCAATATCTGCGCCCGAGAAGAATTCCGTTTGAGCGGCTAGCTTAGCGACATCAATATTCTCCATATATCTTCCTTCAAGCTTTAATTGGAAGATTTGCTCTCTTGCTTCTGTATCTGGAGGGGCAACAAAGATTAAACGGTCGAATCGTCCTGGTCGTTTCAAGGCGTTATCTACATCCCAAGGCATATTCGTCGCGCCAATCACTAGCATTTGATCCGTACTCGTATCAATCCCTTCCATTTCTGCGAGAAATGTATCAATCACACCTCTCGTATTAGCTGAGGATTTCGCACGACTGAACCCAATCGTATCGACCTCATCAAAAAACATAATACTTGGTTTTTGAAAGCGGGCTTTATCAAATATCGCTTTTAAATTTTGTTCGCTTACCCCGATATATGGATCGAGAATATCTGTGATATGTACCGGATAAAAATGAGCTTGGCATTCACCAGCAGTGGCGCGTGCAATAAAGGTTTTTCCGCAACCTGGAGGTCCATAAAGCAGTACACCTCCACCTGCTTTTTTGCGAAATTTAGCAAATAACCCTTTATTAAAAAACGGGCTGATAATTCGCAAATGGATCGTCTTTTTTAATTCATCCAACCCTGCTACATCGGCAAATGTTACCTGACTGATTGGGGGCTTCTCTGACTTCTGTTCCCCACCACCATCAATGACTTTAAATTTAGCTGAACGATCGATCCACTTTACTTTTTGTTCCGCTTCTTCAGAAGTAGAATGTTCCTCCTCATTCGGTAAAACCTCTATGATCGGAGGTGAAGCCGAATGACTTAGCTTTTCTTGCTGAAGCTGTGCGGTAGCGTTAGTTAACTCATGAATGATTTCTGCTCGCAAGGTTTCATCGGAACAATGAGCAACCCCTGCTGAAAAAGACTGGACCGCTTCAAGCCAACGGCCTGTTTCTGCTAACTCTTTTCCCAGCCAATAATGAGTTTGCGCATCTTGTGGATTTTGTTGCACTAATTGCTGCAGCCACTTCACTTTATCCATATAATCTATCCCCTTACTTTTTTAATCATTTTTATCAGCGGTTCTGACAACCATGAATAGA
Proteins encoded in this region:
- a CDS encoding SGNH/GDSL hydrolase family protein: MKKRVCLHFIVLLLAVASVWPMKAEAAGVHYVALGDSLAAGQTPNKEIGAGYADLIALSLQQSGNLASFSKKWAFPGYTTEQVLEQLDKKEVQQDVRQANVITISAGANDLLPLIQNDSVRGILSYEPIPAAFALNRVRKNYSQLLSEIKQLNPQAEIYAMGYYFPYPHVKEQHKPSVEEQLGILNQIIQQEAERAGANFVPVSPRFGNDAKSLVPNAKDVHPNTAGYLQMANSFFDVYAPGSPEIPEQVLNALPAPIPFSELTASQEEEEKEEEVKAEPEEVAIADQPIKGCKRGEEFLVRR
- a CDS encoding IS110 family transposase, translated to MQHVVALDVSMGKSTMVIYNQYRQCEFEGEILHTKPSFEALNEKLQTLTKQDGQAPEIVFEATGVYSASLERFFQTEGYIYHRVNPLEANLQMASMRRQKTDKSDAHELAKSHFKVERTATYQEEGYYKQMRSLTRYYDELDREITHLFSRLHAILQLSFPELEIIFSTRSALFLNIVQLYPHPDEVLTCSKTIIRNRLKANTRKNLSLSRAEAKGLALLEAAKDSYPAISKEDVRCEQVRDYAKRISDLKEKKEGLVKQMVELSKERTEYNVLISFPGIGEATAVRLIGELGDIRRFKNHKQLNAYVGIDVMRYQSGNTYYKDKINKRGNNKLRKILFYMVQTMITLRRFGGNHLVDYYDKLKTQPQGKPHKVASIACVNKFLKVAFHLITHHITYDYETASTCS
- the dat gene encoding D-amino-acid transaminase, which codes for MRVTLAYFNGKIVEVKEPVIPIDERGHQFGDGVYEVIRFYNKKPFMMKEHLERLYASAKVIKLAIGSELAELEKAMLELVEKSGLEDASLYIQVTRGVAPRNHLFPQCPASISMTVKPSRPISEAVRQQGVKVLLLEDERWKNCYIKSLNLLPNVLAKQEAYEQNCFEAVLVRDGFITEGSSSNFFIVKDGSIQTAPLTNYILPGITRIAVKAIAEQLSIPFIEKSFSPEELFAADEAFLTSTNCEVLAVTVANNCLIGNGQPGGISKKLFAQLQEKTK
- a CDS encoding ZIP family metal transporter, giving the protein MFMEWFSQLSPAIQALFGGLMTWGLTALGASLVFFFRQMNQNAMNTMFGFAAGVMIAASFWSLLAPAIDFSEQNGQIPWLPPAIGFLAGGLFIRLLDVVVPHLDIGLAEHEAEGPKTKLNKSTLLFLAITLHNIPEGLAIGVAFGAASLGLSDASVIGAIGLAIGIGIQNMPEGAALSVPLRGEGMSRIKAFNYGQLSAIVEPVAAVIGAVAVLAVQPILPYALAFAAGAMIFVVVEQLIPQSQSSGSTDFATMGVMCGFTVMMILDVALG
- the rbsK gene encoding ribokinase; its protein translation is MVKIVVIGSSSMDLVVTSAKRPVAGETVLGDSFKTVPGGKGANQAVAAARLGAEVYMIGCVGDDHYGSVILKNFKENGVLIDCVEPITHMESGTAHIILAEGDNSIVVVKGANNYVTPDYVEKARDLTASADMVMIQQEIPVETVEYAASLCQEVNVPLLLNPAPARPLSAEVIEKASYLTPNEHEATILFSDLSASEALSKYPNKVFITEGKHGVRYFNGEQEVLIPSYTVDVVDTTGAGDTFNAAFAVALAEGKSFEESIRFANRAASLSVTKFGAQGGMPSRQEVEEAL
- a CDS encoding LacI family DNA-binding transcriptional regulator, giving the protein MATIKDVAKEAGVSVATVSRVLNETGYVHEDTKKMVEAAIQKLNYSPNEVARSLYKRESRLIGLLLPDITNPFFSELARGVEDVLQKQGFRLLFGNSDEDPEKEQAYIHTFIQNQVVGIVSATNPAGKINYENIAIPTVFLDRASDEEYAVYADGREGGRIAAHEMIRRGSKKITILKGPTYIRPAQDRFQGALDVLAQADVEFSVVKTDAFSYQEAQKRAKGMFDLYPDTDGIIASNDLVAAAILHEALRLGKSIPDDIQLIGFDDIPLSSLLFPSLSTIKQPVYEMGKQAAQLLLKLIKKETISEQHIQLPVQFIERQTTRKVEDDG
- a CDS encoding cation diffusion facilitator family transporter; the encoded protein is METYEDIKRGEKGAWISIIAYIFLSLLKLTVGYIGSSQALQADGLNNSTDVVASIAILIGLKIARKPPDEDHRYGHFRAETIASLIAAFIMIAVGFQVLIEAGRSFFDDNQPTPDMLTAWVALFSAVFMFIIYFYNAKLAKSINSKSLMAAAQDNRSDALVSIGAFIGIMGAQLGIDWLDVLAAFIVGLIIIKTAWDIFTEASHALTDGYDQEELENIRQTIQQVVGVQNVRSVKARLHGNLTLVDVVVCVNPALNVTESHKITENIEAILLKKYKIRDAIIHIEPADDHFHPI
- a CDS encoding ATP-binding protein, coding for MDKVKWLQQLVQQNPQDAQTHYWLGKELAETGRWLEAVQSFSAGVAHCSDETLRAEIIHELTNATAQLQQEKLSHSASPPIIEVLPNEEEHSTSEEAEQKVKWIDRSAKFKVIDGGGEQKSEKPPISQVTFADVAGLDELKKTIHLRIISPFFNKGLFAKFRKKAGGGVLLYGPPGCGKTFIARATAGECQAHFYPVHITDILDPYIGVSEQNLKAIFDKARFQKPSIMFFDEVDTIGFSRAKSSANTRGVIDTFLAEMEGIDTSTDQMLVIGATNMPWDVDNALKRPGRFDRLIFVAPPDTEAREQIFQLKLEGRYMENIDVAKLAAQTEFFSGADIENVCELAAESVLEEILTTGNERPIRTEDLLNVLKTQQPSTLEWLRTAKNYVKYANQSGLYNDIEQYLRKYGRKI